A window from Streptomyces sp. NBC_00335 encodes these proteins:
- a CDS encoding DUF6213 family protein translates to MIQMSIPLIPADDGALLIPADHVTGLLRSLAADWLESEHTGEMRGDEETVQDLAGVLTELADQIDVECIGFRSAAPRPS, encoded by the coding sequence ATGATCCAGATGTCCATACCGCTGATCCCCGCGGACGACGGCGCACTTCTGATTCCCGCGGATCACGTCACCGGGCTCCTGCGCAGCCTCGCAGCCGACTGGCTGGAATCGGAACACACCGGCGAGATGCGCGGCGACGAGGAGACCGTCCAGGACCTGGCGGGCGTACTGACCGAACTCGCCGACCAGATCGACGTCGAATGCATCGGCTTCAGGTCGGCCGCTCCACGCCCGTCATAG